A window of Amorphus orientalis contains these coding sequences:
- a CDS encoding ABC transporter ATP-binding protein has translation MALLELSGVTKAYGAGQARNPVLGGIDLSVEEGEFVAIVGYSGSGKTTLVSTIAGLETPDAGTVRFRGKPVKGPSPERGVVFQSYSLMPWLTVAGNVELAVDAIFPKKSRAERKNLADTYVEMVGLSHARERRPAELSGGMRQRVAVARALAMQPDLLLLDEPLSALDALTRSKLQDELTEICGREKRTFVLITNDVDEAILLADRVIPLNPGPDATLGPDFRIDLPRPRDRAELNHDPDFRRLRVEIIRYLDEVGAGTSGASDLDVPKVVSLAAAGAPPKAYRDAAASPIEERYVEFSGVTKTFPTKDGPLTVVDGFDLKMQKGEFVSLIGHSGCGKSTVLNMAAGLADVSGGGIVLDGREVDGAGPERAVVFQSPSLFPWLTARENVAMGVGRVYPKASAAERREVVEYYLKRVGLGDAMDRRAADLSNGMKQRVGIARAFALSPKLLLLDEPFGMLDSLTRWELQDVLMDVWKRSSVTAICVTHDVDEAILLADRVVMMTNGPHARVGKIMEIDLPRPRDRKALIEHPDFYAYREELLEFLEAYEGGADPTPEHLEEIRTRRAKRSPAVSAAE, from the coding sequence ATGGCTCTTCTCGAATTGAGTGGTGTGACGAAGGCTTACGGCGCCGGTCAGGCCCGCAATCCGGTTCTGGGCGGGATCGATCTGTCCGTCGAGGAAGGCGAGTTCGTCGCGATCGTCGGCTATTCCGGTTCCGGCAAGACGACGCTTGTCTCCACAATCGCAGGCCTCGAAACGCCGGACGCCGGGACGGTTCGCTTCCGCGGAAAGCCCGTGAAAGGGCCTTCGCCCGAGCGCGGCGTCGTGTTTCAGTCCTATTCGCTGATGCCCTGGCTCACGGTTGCCGGCAATGTCGAACTTGCGGTCGACGCCATCTTCCCGAAGAAGTCCCGGGCGGAGCGGAAGAACCTCGCCGACACCTATGTGGAAATGGTGGGGCTCTCCCATGCCCGCGAGCGCCGTCCGGCCGAACTCTCCGGCGGCATGCGCCAGCGCGTCGCCGTCGCCCGGGCGCTCGCCATGCAGCCGGATCTGCTGCTCCTCGACGAACCGCTCTCGGCCCTGGATGCGCTGACCCGCTCCAAGCTGCAGGACGAACTGACCGAGATCTGCGGCCGAGAGAAACGCACCTTCGTCCTGATCACCAACGACGTCGACGAGGCGATCCTGCTGGCCGACCGGGTGATCCCGCTGAACCCGGGTCCGGACGCGACGCTCGGGCCGGACTTCAGGATCGACCTTCCGCGCCCGCGCGACCGTGCGGAGCTCAACCACGATCCGGACTTCCGGCGGCTGCGCGTGGAGATCATCCGCTATCTCGACGAGGTGGGGGCAGGGACCTCAGGCGCCTCGGACCTCGACGTGCCGAAGGTCGTGTCGCTGGCGGCAGCGGGGGCGCCTCCGAAAGCGTACCGGGACGCGGCGGCGTCGCCGATCGAAGAGCGTTACGTCGAGTTCTCCGGCGTCACCAAGACGTTCCCGACGAAGGACGGGCCGCTGACAGTCGTCGACGGCTTCGATCTGAAGATGCAGAAAGGCGAGTTCGTGTCGCTGATCGGCCATTCGGGCTGCGGCAAGTCCACGGTCCTGAACATGGCCGCCGGGCTCGCCGACGTCTCCGGCGGCGGCATCGTGCTCGACGGCCGCGAGGTCGACGGCGCGGGACCCGAGCGCGCGGTGGTCTTCCAGTCGCCTTCGCTGTTTCCCTGGCTCACGGCCCGTGAGAACGTCGCGATGGGCGTCGGGCGGGTCTATCCGAAGGCCAGCGCTGCCGAGCGCCGCGAGGTGGTCGAATACTATCTCAAGCGGGTCGGTCTCGGCGACGCGATGGACCGGCGGGCCGCCGATCTTTCCAACGGCATGAAGCAGCGCGTCGGCATTGCGCGCGCCTTCGCGCTGTCGCCCAAGCTCCTCCTCCTCGACGAGCCGTTCGGCATGCTCGACAGCCTGACCCGCTGGGAGCTGCAGGACGTCCTGATGGACGTGTGGAAGCGCTCGAGCGTCACCGCGATCTGCGTGACCCACGATGTCGACGAGGCGATACTGCTGGCCGACCGCGTGGTGATGATGACCAACGGCCCGCATGCTCGTGTGGGCAAGATCATGGAGATCGACCTGCCGCGCCCGCGGGACCGCAAGGCGCTGATCGAGCATCCGGACTTCTACGCCTATCGCGAGGAGCTTCTGGAGTTTCTGGAAGCCTACGAGGGCGGAGCCGATCCGACACCGGAGCACCTCGAAGAGATCCGGACAAGGCGCGCAAAGCGCAGCCCGGCGGTCTCGGCTGCGGAATAG
- a CDS encoding ABC transporter permease — translation MTTADEFVDTSPSTRAAARRDARLAAVDRISRPMSSFGFGWLVPVVRIAAGDRSPSQFKAIGSQILVPLIGIFAFLAAWALLAPQVNTSLGAIPGPVQVWHQAEALYGEHVAERQEAQAFYERQEERNAKLVEAGYGDRVKWRDYTGRPTYFDQILTSLKTVAIGFVIATLIAVPLGIACGLWPTVNGAVNPLIQVFKPVSPLAWLPIVTMVVSALYVNSVDALPKSLVVSAITVTLCSLWPTLINTALGVSSIDKDLLNVSRVLNLSPAKKLTKLVLPSALPLIFTGLRLSLGVGWMVLIAAEMLAQNPGLGKFVWDEFQNGSSDSLARIMVAVLTIGIIGFLLDRLMQALQVAFTHSATR, via the coding sequence ATGACCACCGCCGACGAGTTCGTCGACACGTCCCCCAGCACCCGTGCTGCCGCCCGACGCGATGCGCGACTTGCCGCCGTCGACCGGATCTCCCGACCGATGTCGAGTTTTGGGTTCGGCTGGCTCGTTCCGGTCGTCCGGATCGCCGCGGGTGACCGGTCGCCAAGCCAGTTCAAGGCGATCGGAAGCCAGATCCTGGTGCCGCTCATCGGGATTTTCGCCTTCCTGGCAGCCTGGGCGCTGCTTGCGCCGCAGGTGAACACGTCGCTCGGGGCCATTCCGGGACCGGTTCAGGTCTGGCACCAGGCCGAAGCGCTCTACGGCGAGCACGTCGCCGAACGCCAGGAGGCCCAGGCCTTCTACGAGCGCCAGGAGGAGCGCAACGCCAAGCTGGTGGAGGCCGGGTATGGCGACCGGGTCAAATGGCGCGACTACACCGGCCGACCGACCTATTTCGACCAGATCCTGACCAGCCTGAAGACCGTCGCGATCGGCTTCGTCATCGCCACGCTCATTGCGGTTCCGCTCGGCATCGCCTGCGGTCTCTGGCCGACCGTCAATGGGGCCGTGAACCCGCTGATCCAGGTCTTCAAGCCGGTGTCGCCGCTCGCGTGGTTGCCGATCGTGACCATGGTGGTCTCGGCGCTCTACGTGAACTCCGTCGATGCCTTGCCGAAGTCGCTGGTCGTCTCCGCCATCACGGTGACGCTGTGCTCGCTGTGGCCGACCCTGATCAACACGGCGCTCGGCGTCTCGTCGATCGACAAGGATCTCCTCAACGTCAGCCGGGTCCTCAACCTGTCGCCGGCGAAGAAGCTCACCAAGCTGGTGCTGCCGTCGGCGCTGCCGCTGATCTTCACCGGGCTGCGCCTGTCGCTCGGCGTCGGCTGGATGGTGCTCATCGCCGCCGAGATGCTCGCCCAGAATCCGGGGCTCGGAAAGTTCGTCTGGGATGAGTTCCAGAACGGCTCGTCCGACTCGCTGGCCCGCATCATGGTTGCGGTCCTGACCATCGGCATCATCGGGTTCCTGCTCGACCGCCTCATGCAGGCGCTGCAGGTGGCCTTCACCCACTCCGCGACCCGCTGA